The following nucleotide sequence is from Streptomyces brevispora.
GGTGCGGCACCTGCGTGATGTCGTTGTCGAAGAAGCGCGCGTTGTCCACCCGGGTCTGCTCGGTGAGCGTCTTGATCCGAGTACGGGAGGCGAGCGAGGAGCACGGCTCGTTGAAGCCGATGTGCCCGTCGGTGCCGATGCCCAGCAGCTGGAGGTCCACCCCGCCGGCCTCGGCGAGCGCCTTGTCGTAGGCCTCACAGGCGGCCTGGACGTCCTCCGCGGAGCCGTCGGGGCCCATGAACGAGGCCTCGGACAGTCCGAGCGGCTCGACGACCTCACGCAGCACCACGGAGCGGTAGGACTCCGGGTGGCCCGCCGGCAGTCCGACGTACTCGTCGAGCTGGCAGATGCGGGCGCGCGAGGCGTCCACGGCACCGGAGCGGACCCGGTCCGCCAGCGACTGGTAGATGGGCAGCGGGGTCGAGCCGGTGGCAACGCCGAGAAGGGCGTCGGGCTTGCGGCTCAGCAGGGCACCGATGGCCCCTGCGATCAGTTCGCCGCCTGCCTTGGCGTCCGGGACGATGACAACTTCCACGCGGGGGCCTGCCGATCTGGAGTGACTACATGTGGTATAGACCAATCAAAGTCCTAATCTAGCAGAACTCGCCGTACGCGGACACGGTGCCCGGGTACGTGCGGGCGAACGGTGGGCGACGGGCGCCGCAACCCCGCCGGGTGCCGTCCGCTGGCGGGGCCGAGGTACCGCGTGTTCGACTTGGCCGACGCATCGGCACACCTCCGGGAGGCACCAGACATGTCCGCCCCGTACCCGGCAGGCGAGGGCGAGCTGCCCGGCCGGATCATGTCCGGC
It contains:
- the nagB gene encoding glucosamine-6-phosphate deaminase, translated to MEVVIVPDAKAGGELIAGAIGALLSRKPDALLGVATGSTPLPIYQSLADRVRSGAVDASRARICQLDEYVGLPAGHPESYRSVVLREVVEPLGLSEASFMGPDGSAEDVQAACEAYDKALAEAGGVDLQLLGIGTDGHIGFNEPCSSLASRTRIKTLTEQTRVDNARFFDNDITQVPHHVITQGIGTILESRHPILLATGEGKADAVAQTVEGPVASVVPASALQLHPHATIVVDEAAASKLKLADYFRATFAAKPLWQGI